ataatatagtatttattgatttatttgattttaataggTCTAGGTATTTACCTCATAGTGAGAGCTATTGTTCGATTATTTTCTGTATAGAAAAAACTCAAAGTAATCTTATTATGGTAAATAGAGATTCTTGTTACTACAAATAACACTAATTATGAACTATTGCATAAATTCTCTTAATTTTCATGCATCTGTTCAATCTGAAATATACTTGGTTCGATGAAAGGTCTTCTTgtaacagttttttatattttcaatcgTCGTGTATTCAATAATAGCTAGTGCAAAGTGTTTTCGGAATAATTATTCCATTTGATATTATAGTAATTTTTCGTGTAGGTATTGATTCTCCAGTGaatagttttataatatattggaaataattttgttcatacTTCCTACAAGTTCGCCTAAAGTAAGTAATtcctcatttttatattttttccacattttcttttGTTCCAACGATATGCTTCGGATGAAATTTATTCTCAATTTGAATCAAACTGATGAAAAATAtctgcaataaatatttatatacttcagTTGgtaaatttgcattttttcaaGTTCTGTATTTCCTATTAGCATTATTTCAgcttttatttcttcttataattGTTCGACCGTGAAAATATGAGATATTTTCTAAGATGCGTTGTACTGGTATACTACTTGATTTGTCCTAAGCCCTATTTCAAAAAGCGCTAGTAAATAATTCGGACATAAAGCAGGTAAATGACATTTCAGTGTGCTAAATTCGGTATCATAAATTTGGGATACAATATTTGTACATGTGAATTTGGCCAAATTTTGATTGctttgagaaacaaaaaaaaactgaattagatACTAGAATCAGATTCTTGCATATAAAgcataatttgaaaagtttgaaaataatgagaGAAATGTTCAGGTCCTCCGTACTTAAGCCTTTCGTCAACGATTGGGTCCGGTCCAGGTgcctttttgtttttcaatttcgCAAGTGCCTTATGTACTTCTTCGTTTGTAATGCTATCGTCTTATGAAAGTTCTTCTGCATAGTTATTGTCTATTCTTCATTATTACTTGCTTGTGATCCATATCTTATGTTCGTTTCGCATTTTTCTGGTGTAATAATGCTCATTTGTACTTTTTCGTTCACTGCTCCTTTTCTGTTTCTTAGTGTGTTCCACATTTTCCTTTGTTCTCCATATAGGTCATGTTCCATGTTGGCAGGGAAATTTTCCCATTATTTCATCTTTATATCTATTATGACATCATTCACGAAGATTCTAATTCCTTTCGATCTCTGCTGTTCCATAATGTTATAGTCCAGTTTTTAATCCGTATTTTTTGCGAATTTCCTTTTCCGTCTCGTCTAGTTTCCAAGGCTCTATTAGTACTACTTTGAGCATTGAATCTCTTTTACCGTCGAAATGTTGCTATCCTTATCCACCAACCCTCCTCCATTCCCCATGCTTGATACCGGCTACAGCGCCCTTGACGTTAGTCAATCCACCTCTGGACGATGTAGACAAAACTATAAGAGAAGATCTGTCAATAAGGATGTGGTACGATTTATGAGATGACGATGACGATTTTGACGAGACCACGATAACAGAATGACGGGAAATCGATGAGCTAAATGGACAAAGGATTGAAAATGAACTTAAGGAGATCTCTCGGCCGACCTACCAAGAAATGACATGATAACTTGAAATCTACCTCCCAAGAGGCTGAATACTAGAAAAAACAAGACTTAAGTCTCAagaaaggaaaaagaagaacAGAGAAATTTTAGCTAAAAGCGAAACATTGTAAAAACATAACAAATTATTCCACCCTATAAAACCAAGCAAACAATTTCACTAACTAAAACCTAACCTTACTTTTTGGTTGAATTTACTAGTGTAATTAATTTGGCCGAAATTAAATCCCCAGATTTCGAATGCAGCTTGTGCTGGGACTAATAGGGAAGAGTCAGATGTATATAGTATGAGTCATAATGATGATACACTCCCATAATTGAAATACTCATAAAATTTTCAGTATAATAATAAGTATCgtgtattttctatttagatATGTTGAACAGGTTGACAGTGTAACTTAAGGCATGTAATGGACCACTCGTGATggttattgtaaaatttttccaagGATGAGACAACCTgtagtaaattatttgaaatgattttcCCACATCTTGGGctaacgaaaatatatttgatgaaataagCTTTTAGGctgatatttttaattgcatGACTAATTTTTTCGCATTCGCCATTTACCTAAGTAACtagttaaaaataatgtattggTACCATATCGAAGAAATTACTACAGAAACAACAGTCGATAATGAAAGTATTAGAAACTCTTAATTGgaaatttaataacatttttcaattatttctataatatatcGAGTGATCATACGTTTTGATGTTAATCGTTATGTTAAACAGCTGTCATTCTtgtcaaaattgaaaaagactTTTGTTGTGTACGCAGATATGCAATTAATGTATGGATTGGCTTATCGAAACTGCTTACAGGCCAGTAGGGTTCATGCTAAAAATGTTCCAAACAGAACATTGCCAGACAGACGAATGTTTGAACGTATTTATTTGAGGTTACGAAAAACGTATTTAGATAGGTAAATATAATTTAGCTTATTATACAATAGAGAAGTAGGAATTTCagcacattttttgccaaaaagcAGTGGTAAAACTCTATCACTAAGTGTACGTAGTGTGGCAACCGTACTAAGTACCTATGACAGTAGCTGACAATTTGCGATTTGAGAATAATCAGTAGTTATTGCGACAAAACCAAGCATACCATACCTTTGTTTTTAGCgttttttcaatcaatcaatcgAGTTGCATCAGAGATAGTAATTAGATTGcataatatgtattttttataataagtattaatataaataaggaaCCAGTTTAGACATATGGTAAATGTTTGTGCAGGAGTAGTTGGTAATCTTTTAATACTTTATTGACGGAACTTTAACTTAATTTTTTGCAAAGAGAATTCCAGAATATGTTTGTTGCTATAAATAAATTCATGGTTCATGCACGATCAGGTTCCGTTTCATTTCGGTTTTAATATACTACATTTGATCACAAAGTTTCCTAATAGATGGATTCCTCGAGAAGATCCCTTTCAGTCCTCTCTGCGATCAAGAGACGTCAATTCTATGAATTgtcttcttcttcaagtaccaTACACTTTGCAGCGTGTAGGGGTTCTCTTGTCCAAAACTTCTAATCTATTATCTGAAGGAACCCTTCTTCTAAACGACGAAAAATTGTTGCCGTACCATGAATGCCACACCAGTCTCTCATATTCCGTAGCCAGGAATGCTCTTTGGTCTTAGTCCTCTCCTTCCGTCGATCTTTTCCGTCAGTATAAGCTGTAGAGTTGAATATCTCGGTCCTCGTGGGTTGTGTCCCAAAAAAGATACTTTTCGTTGTTCAATTACCGCGATCAGTTCTCTCTCCACACCCGCTCTCCTCAGTACTTCTTCGTGCGTAGAAGTCTGCGGAATAATCACATTTCCGTTGCTTCTATTTTGTATAAGAATCTCACTTTCAGGGACCACGTCTCCATACCAAAAGAATTGgccaaatataacattttatcacCCTCAATCTAAGGCTTAAGGGGACTTCTCGGCGGATTAAAAACTTATTATACTTTGTAACAGCTAATTTTGCAATTGCTATCAGAGTTTTAACTTCCTCATCGCAATcccatttttcatttaacatacatccaaggtatttaaatttattgcctCTCTCTAGATTATATCTATTGACAAGTAATTGAAGTTCGCCCTGTTGTTGTCTGCTTATGACCATTAGTTTTGTTTTATGCGCGTTTATTGTGAGTCCGTATTTGGTTCCAATTCCGTTGATAGAATTGACTAGATCTTGTAGGTCTTCTACGTTGTCGGCTAACATCTCAGTATCATCGGCATACCTAACATTATTTATGAGAGTTCCATTTACTATAAAGCCTTCTTGATGGTCTTTTAATGCCAGCTGAAAAATTCATTCTACGTATATGTTAAATAGCATGAGAGTTAGAGTATGCATCCCTACCGGACTTCTCTGAAGGTGTTCCGTAGGGGTATTCCAAAAGTAGAGTGCATACAATTTGATGGACAAATTTGTGTTACGCTGCAATTCCACTAGACAAAATATGGGATTGTTCTTTCGAGTATAACGAAACAATCTCATAGTTTCGAAAAGTGGGTTGAAGTAGACAAGAGCTCATATCGAACATTTAGATCAACGTTAGCTTTTTTTGTTGgtcataaactttttttattaatcaaattttaaaaggaCTCCATTCTCGTTAATTTAAGGTGTGGGAAAAGTACTAAAATTATTTGAGCCGCTTTCTCTGACTAATTTCGAGACAAACTATATATGcattaaattttctcaattgtttCAGTAACAAGCAATCCATGGAGAAATACAATATCGACAAGAATACTTTCTATAATCTTCTTCTGAACTATGTCTTGACAATAGAAGATCTGAAAATGATGGGTTATCCAACATATTCAGAGGAATATCGTAACATTGTTACTATTGAAAAGAAAGATTCTAGTAACTTTAAGAAAACAAAGGGTACTGTATTGAACCCATCCGCAAACGATTTCGTACCTGGAGAGCGAACAGAATCAACCTATAGGATTGACAGAGTCTCTTACGAGACTTTTCCCATTGTAGACAACATTTCCAGAACACGAAAATGTAGCAGATGTGGTAAATTATTCATCATTACATcgagaaaatatatttccacaGATTGCTGCTTTTACCACTGGGGTAAACTGCAGCGAGTGGTGTATAACGGAAAAGAGGAAAGGCGGTATAGCTGCTGCAGTCAGTCGGCAATAGCTGAAGGATGCAGTACAAGCGAAGTTCACGTTTGGAGCGGATTAATCAATGGTATTAACAAATTCCATGGACAGTTTGTTTCCGCTCCCACACCATacttatttttaaatcgagAGAAGTATTTCAAAGTGTACGCTATCGACTGTGAAATGTGCTTTACGGTCCACGGGCTGGAAATCGCTAAAGTGACCGTTGTAGGGTTGGGTGGTGATCTCATTTACAGTAGTTTTGTACGTCCCGAAagtgaaataattgatttcaatACTCGATTTTCTGGTATTACAAAGGATGACATCCATCTCGGTACAAAATCGTTGAGGGAAGTACAAAACGACTTGATGCGATTCATCACTAGCGAAACAATCCTTATCGGGCACGGCTTGGAAAATGACCTGCGCGCCTTGAGACTAGTTCATTATTTAGTGGTAGATACTGCAAAAACCTTTCCTCACTGCCAAGGTTTTCCTTACAGGAGGTCCTTGAAGCATTTGTGTGAGACAATCTTGAAGAAGAACATCCAAGGAAATGCTGGCGGCCATGATAGTTTTGAGGACGCCAATGCTTGCTTGGAACTCATGATGTGGAGAGTAAGAAGAGATTATTTTGGTCAATGATTTTATACTcgaaactattattattataaataattcaaaagtgatatttttcagATGATTTCCGTAGTTTTAGGATATATTCGTGTTTTCGCGCGATGtgttatttttctatgttttcattttatattgttaatcgTTGTATTTTCTtgttaagtgaaaaaaatataaaggaCTAACTATAAGAAGTTTGTTACTATAATATATGATAAGTAGTATTATATGATATTTGATTGAAGTTTGTGATGAATTTCTGtgataataaatagaaatataactGTTCATCATATGAAATGCAGCACTTGTTTCCTTATATCTAATGTATCATGagtttccaatatatttattagtttttcatttgtttttatttcatcgataaattatttttgtattccaCGAACGTAATTGATTCCACTTAACAGCAATACTTTTGTCACGAGCTCGTTAACAAGTCGGTCTTGCTTGCTCATTTCAATAGAATCTAGAATTTTGTAAACGCAATGGGTACAAACTTCGTAAAAAAAGCTGAaacttttgatattgtttttatgacgctttgtttatattattttcaatttttaggaaggcatttattattcatttgttcATTCTCTCGAATGGAATTATCGAAaacttctttttatataaatacccGCTTGTGTATCGGCCAGaaagttaataaaattttaagtacCTCAGCTTAATGATCAATAATAGAAAAGACACAAGTACTGAGATTGAAGAACAAGTAATTAATACTAATAGAGCTTTCCATGCTAATAGACaagtattgaaaattaaattaaactatTCACATTTAAGGAGGTGATGAGGTGATAAAGGAACTCATTTGAAGTGTTTTTAACCATACATATCTTAGTGCAATGTATGTTGGATTTTGAGATATGGTCAATTttgtgtttttcattttatgaggGTTTTACTGCcgtttgtatgaaataaaacaGAAACAACAAGTTTTAAGGATTTTATTGCCCATTAATGCGTATAAAGAGTCTCTagtcaatcaaataaaaactatatactAATTATCAAGTTATGGCATCAAAGATATAAGAAAGTTatctttttttcgaaaacaaattaGCTTTCGTAGctttaaaacaagaaaagtaCCAATgctatttttatacaaaatacttTAAAAACATCTTTGTACTTTCACCATATTACAAAAAGGCAAATCATTAGcacaaacataaaatttacaCGTTGcgaatgaaatgaatgaaaaatgtaGAGCTATGGGATTTCCGAGACAACCGGTTTTTAAAGTGTTTGTGTCGAAGCAGGTAGAAAAATCCGTTTGCCACAGCGCCCTCCCTAGTTTTCTTCTGCAGTTGCCAGTTGGTTTCTAACTCCCTGCGGGTGACGTTATTATTGTGTTCctctattttttgttatttctccGTGTAAAGTAGAGATCTGCTGGTAAAACCGCGTTGAACTCTTTCACGTTGAGTTGCTTTggactattttcttttttgaaactTATTCGCACTGATTTCACGCTAGCTACATTCACAAATTATGAGTACGCAGATATGGTGTACACTTTTGTGGGTTTGCTGATGGAAATGCAGCTAGGGCTCATGAACCCAAGTGCTTCGCGATACATTTAGAAGGCTTTCTAAATGGGGCACAGTGCACCTCAAAGAACCTCGTGTCTCTGCAGCAGAGCTACCAGTAGAAATCGATGAACAAATAATCTTctgttattcatatttttaggcCGAAGATCTGCATATTTATG
This DNA window, taken from Diorhabda sublineata isolate icDioSubl1.1 chromosome 4, icDioSubl1.1, whole genome shotgun sequence, encodes the following:
- the LOC130443357 gene encoding exonuclease GOR-like, with product MMGYPTYSEEYRNIVTIEKKDSSNFKKTKGTVLNPSANDFVPGERTESTYRIDRVSYETFPIVDNISRTRKCSRCGKLFIITSRKYISTDCCFYHWGKLQRVVYNGKEERRYSCCSQSAIAEGCSTSEVHVWSGLINGINKFHGQFVSAPTPYLFLNREKYFKVYAIDCEMCFTVHGLEIAKVTVVGLGGDLIYSSFVRPESEIIDFNTRFSGITKDDIHLGTKSLREVQNDLMRFITSETILIGHGLENDLRALRLVHYLVVDTAKTFPHCQGFPYRRSLKHLCETILKKNIQGNAGGHDSFEDANACLELMMWRAEDLHIYGKVHRAQIGNGNG